Proteins from one Kineosporiaceae bacterium genomic window:
- a CDS encoding response regulator transcription factor produces the protein MPPTSATAPTLRALVVDDEQPALEELAYLLRKDPRIGALRTASSGAEALRALDAEAVDVVFCDVRMPGLDGLDLARVLARFSQRPQIVFVTAYDRHAIDAFDLRATDYVMKPVRPERLAEAVRRVVESVSTTAEATTRPEDETIAVELGGVTRFVQRSQVRFVEAHGDYARLHTTTSSHLVRIPLTTLEERWADAGFVRIHRSTLVALPHVDEIRVDGGRCAVRLGDRVLQVSRRHTKELRDRLVRAASLSKDPR, from the coding sequence ATGCCTCCGACGTCGGCGACCGCGCCCACCCTGCGCGCCCTGGTGGTGGACGACGAGCAGCCGGCACTCGAGGAACTCGCCTATTTGTTGCGCAAGGACCCACGCATCGGGGCGCTGCGCACGGCGTCCAGCGGCGCCGAGGCGCTGCGGGCGTTGGACGCCGAAGCGGTGGACGTCGTGTTCTGCGACGTGCGGATGCCCGGTCTGGACGGCCTCGACCTGGCCCGGGTGCTCGCCCGGTTCAGTCAGCGCCCTCAGATCGTGTTCGTCACGGCGTATGACCGCCATGCCATCGATGCCTTCGACCTGCGGGCCACCGACTATGTGATGAAGCCGGTACGGCCCGAACGGCTGGCCGAGGCCGTGCGGCGCGTGGTCGAGTCGGTCAGCACCACCGCCGAGGCGACCACCCGCCCCGAGGACGAGACCATCGCCGTCGAACTCGGCGGGGTCACCCGGTTCGTGCAGCGCTCACAGGTCCGTTTCGTCGAGGCCCACGGCGACTACGCCCGGTTGCACACCACCACGAGCAGCCATCTGGTGCGCATCCCGCTGACCACTCTCGAGGAGCGCTGGGCAGACGCCGGATTCGTCCGCATCCACCGCAGCACCCTGGTCGCGCTGCCGCACGTCGACGAGATCCGGGTGGACGGCGGGCGCTGCGCCGTCCGGTTGGGCGATCGCGTGCTGCAGGTGAGCCGGCGACACACCAAGGAGCTGCGGGACCGTCTGGTGCGTGCCGCCAGCCTGTCCAAGGATCCCCGGTGA
- a CDS encoding SigE family RNA polymerase sigma factor, with amino-acid sequence MTATDDGLTVWRPGAPPTPFERYVEARGDALHRTAYLLTHDHTLAEDLVQTSLAKAWGSWQRISTSPDAYVRSIMMNTFCSWWQRRWRGELPTGELPEPRAAGGIGADPQDDAAVRLTLLAALRSLPRRQRAVIVLRFFEDQTEAETARVLGVSVGTVKSQTAKALTKLRVDPALAWAPAAVDLEGGSR; translated from the coding sequence ATGACTGCCACGGACGACGGGCTCACCGTGTGGCGTCCCGGTGCGCCGCCGACCCCGTTCGAGCGCTACGTCGAGGCGCGGGGCGACGCCCTGCACCGCACCGCGTACCTGCTGACCCACGATCACACGCTCGCCGAGGATCTGGTGCAGACCAGCCTGGCCAAGGCTTGGGGGTCGTGGCAGCGGATCTCGACCTCACCGGACGCCTACGTGCGCTCGATCATGATGAACACCTTCTGCTCCTGGTGGCAGCGACGCTGGCGCGGCGAATTGCCGACGGGGGAGTTGCCGGAGCCTCGGGCTGCCGGCGGCATCGGGGCCGACCCTCAGGACGACGCGGCGGTGCGACTGACGCTGCTGGCCGCGTTGCGTTCGCTGCCCCGCCGGCAGCGGGCCGTCATCGTGTTGCGGTTCTTCGAGGACCAGACCGAGGCCGAGACCGCCCGGGTGCTCGGGGTGTCGGTCGGCACCGTCAAGAGCCAGACCGCCAAGGCGCTCACGAAGCTGCGGGTCGACCCTGCGCTCGCCTGGGCGCCGGCTGCCGTTGATCTCGAGGGAGGCTCGCGATGA
- a CDS encoding exopolyphosphatase: MTRSDFDGLVCAVLLRKLNMIGDILFVHPKDVQDGVVEVTDRDILTNLPYAPGAYLVLDHHHSESERLGDAAGVPSPRRANHVLMPDAPSAARVVYEHFGGASAFPDITEELMRAVDQADSAQYSKDDILNPQGWTLLNFLMDSRTGLGRFRDFRVSNYQLMMELIEYCATHQNVDDILQIPDVAERVALFQQQRPLFEAQLKRVTTMHGDVAMVDLRGEETIHAGNRFMVYALNPDCRVSVHVIWGRNKQNTVLAVGKSILDRTSPVDIGNVMLHYGGGGHVAAGTCQIDHADSERVLAEVLEAMKTPREQPVTA, encoded by the coding sequence GTGACGCGCAGCGACTTCGACGGTTTGGTGTGTGCCGTCCTGCTGCGCAAGCTGAACATGATCGGCGACATCCTGTTCGTGCATCCCAAGGATGTGCAGGACGGCGTCGTCGAGGTCACGGATCGAGACATCCTGACCAACCTGCCCTACGCCCCCGGGGCGTATCTGGTGCTCGACCACCACCACTCCGAGAGTGAGCGGCTGGGGGATGCGGCCGGGGTGCCCTCGCCGCGGCGAGCCAACCACGTGCTGATGCCGGACGCGCCGTCCGCGGCTCGCGTGGTCTACGAGCACTTCGGCGGGGCCTCGGCCTTCCCGGACATCACCGAGGAGCTGATGCGTGCGGTCGACCAGGCCGACTCGGCGCAGTACAGCAAGGACGACATCCTGAACCCGCAGGGCTGGACCCTGTTGAACTTCCTGATGGACTCGCGCACGGGCCTGGGCCGGTTCCGTGACTTCCGGGTCTCGAACTACCAGCTCATGATGGAGCTGATCGAGTACTGCGCAACGCACCAGAACGTCGACGACATCCTGCAGATCCCGGACGTCGCCGAGCGGGTGGCGCTGTTCCAGCAGCAGCGTCCGCTGTTCGAGGCGCAGCTGAAGCGGGTCACCACGATGCACGGCGACGTCGCGATGGTGGATCTGCGCGGTGAGGAGACCATTCACGCCGGCAACCGGTTCATGGTCTACGCGCTCAACCCCGACTGCCGGGTCTCGGTGCACGTGATCTGGGGCCGCAACAAGCAGAACACCGTTCTGGCCGTGGGGAAGTCGATCCTCGACCGCACCAGCCCGGTGGACATCGGCAACGTGATGCTGCACTACGGCGGCGGTGGTCACGTCGCGGCGGGCACGTGTCAGATCGACCATGCCGACAGCGAGCGGGTGCTGGCCGAGGTGCTCGAGGCCATGAAGACCCCGCGGGAGCAGCCCGTCACCGCCTGA
- a CDS encoding histidine kinase, whose amino-acid sequence MVLVAVIVAAASALVARSVLRRRDLGTTADRTTFATLHTAALATPHLREGLTRTGASRAIRHLRTLLGTPAVALTDTTSLLAWDGIGAASHEGMAMDHVSTVISTGRTAVLSSTTVTCSKPDCPIRSAVVAPVISEERVIGALIAYAPEATAGLVRATHEVAQWVSAQVDLAELDRSRTRAIEAELRALRAQISPHFVYNSLAAIASFVRTDPERARELLLEFADFTRYAFRRGGEFTTLADELRNVERYLVLEQARFGDRLQVQLQVAPEVLSVAVPFLAVQPLVENAVQHGLEGKTGPGRVTLGASDAGAEALIWVEDDGPGADPELMREVLSGESVGDSVGMSNVDARLRQVFGDDFGLVVETAPGAGTKVSFRVPKFAPGVRPN is encoded by the coding sequence CTGGTGCTGGTCGCTGTGATCGTGGCCGCCGCCAGCGCCCTGGTCGCCCGGTCGGTGCTGCGCCGACGCGATCTGGGCACCACGGCCGATCGGACGACGTTCGCCACGCTGCACACCGCCGCCCTGGCCACACCTCACCTGCGCGAGGGACTGACCCGCACCGGCGCGAGCCGGGCGATCCGCCATCTGCGCACCCTGCTGGGCACCCCGGCCGTGGCCCTGACCGACACCACGTCGCTGCTGGCCTGGGACGGCATCGGCGCCGCCTCGCACGAGGGCATGGCCATGGACCACGTCAGCACGGTGATCAGCACCGGGCGCACCGCCGTCCTGAGCAGTACCACGGTCACCTGCAGCAAACCGGACTGCCCGATCCGCTCGGCCGTGGTGGCGCCGGTGATCAGCGAGGAGCGGGTGATCGGTGCGCTGATCGCCTATGCCCCCGAGGCCACCGCCGGGCTGGTGCGGGCCACCCACGAGGTCGCCCAGTGGGTCTCGGCCCAGGTCGACCTCGCCGAGCTCGACCGCTCGCGGACCCGGGCGATCGAGGCGGAGCTGCGGGCGTTGCGGGCGCAGATCAGCCCCCACTTCGTCTACAACTCCCTGGCCGCGATCGCCTCGTTCGTCCGCACCGACCCGGAGCGCGCGCGCGAGCTGCTGCTCGAGTTCGCCGACTTCACCCGCTACGCCTTCCGCCGCGGCGGCGAGTTCACGACGTTGGCCGACGAGTTGCGCAACGTCGAGCGGTACCTGGTGCTCGAGCAGGCCCGCTTCGGTGACCGGTTGCAGGTGCAGTTGCAGGTGGCCCCCGAGGTGTTGTCGGTCGCCGTACCCTTTCTCGCCGTCCAGCCGTTGGTCGAGAACGCCGTCCAACACGGTCTGGAGGGCAAGACCGGCCCCGGCCGGGTCACCCTGGGGGCCTCCGACGCCGGCGCCGAGGCACTGATCTGGGTCGAGGACGACGGCCCCGGCGCCGACCCCGAGCTGATGCGCGAGGTGCTCTCGGGCGAGAGCGTGGGCGACTCGGTCGGCATGAGCAACGTCGACGCCCGATTGCGCCAAGTGTTCGGTGACGACTTCGGCCTGGTCGTCGAGACAGCCCCGGGCGCCGGCACCAAGGTCAGCTTCCGCGTCCCCAAGTTCGCCCCCGGCGTCCGCCCCAACTGA
- a CDS encoding HAD family hydrolase, whose protein sequence is MSTSAQDSFGQPGPARTGPSARASRPAAFFDLDKTIIARSSLFAFSRPFLAGGLITRRAVVRNAYAHFLFQVGGADHDQIERTREYLTALVAGWDVQQVRDIVAETLEQQIVPVVYREATELIEHHHRAGRDVVIVSASGSEVVEPIGALLGADHVIATRIVVDHGVYTGALDFYAYGENKAVAVRELAAQRGYDLSSSFAYSDSVTDLPLLEAVGHPHAVNPDRPLRREAALRGWPVLDFTQPMSLRDRLPRLTPPPRSVKVASGALAGGVVAAALTYLVTRRRVQRSG, encoded by the coding sequence ATGTCCACCTCCGCCCAGGACTCGTTCGGGCAGCCCGGCCCGGCCCGAACCGGCCCGTCGGCTCGGGCATCGCGTCCGGCGGCGTTCTTCGACCTCGACAAGACGATCATTGCCCGGTCGAGCCTGTTCGCCTTTTCCCGGCCGTTCCTGGCGGGCGGTCTGATCACCCGGCGCGCCGTCGTCCGCAACGCCTATGCGCACTTCCTCTTCCAGGTCGGCGGCGCCGACCACGACCAGATCGAACGAACCCGCGAGTACCTCACCGCCCTGGTCGCCGGGTGGGATGTGCAACAGGTGCGCGACATCGTCGCCGAGACCTTGGAGCAGCAGATCGTCCCGGTGGTCTACCGCGAGGCGACGGAACTGATCGAGCACCACCATCGCGCCGGTCGGGACGTGGTGATCGTGTCGGCCTCCGGCAGCGAGGTGGTCGAACCGATCGGGGCACTGCTCGGCGCCGATCACGTGATCGCCACCCGCATCGTGGTCGATCACGGCGTCTACACCGGCGCGCTCGACTTCTACGCCTACGGCGAGAACAAGGCCGTCGCGGTCCGCGAACTCGCTGCCCAGCGGGGCTATGACCTGAGCTCCAGCTTCGCCTACAGCGACTCGGTCACCGATCTGCCGCTGCTGGAGGCGGTCGGCCACCCGCACGCGGTGAACCCCGATCGTCCGCTGCGCAGGGAGGCCGCCCTGCGCGGCTGGCCCGTGCTCGACTTCACCCAACCGATGAGCCTGCGCGACCGGCTGCCGCGCCTGACGCCGCCGCCACGCTCGGTCAAGGTGGCCTCGGGTGCCCTCGCGGGCGGGGTGGTTGCCGCCGCCCTCACCTATCTGGTCACCCGCCGCCGCGTCCAGCGCAGCGGCTGA